A region from the Janthinobacterium agaricidamnosum genome encodes:
- a CDS encoding methyltransferase, with amino-acid sequence MADFHNRDPLSPAFWDERFEKQFTPWDQGGVPSRLRSFVAGSPAALRCLIPGCGSAYELVFMLDHGWDATAIDFAPAAVAAARAQLGTRAGQVVEADFFAWQPEAPLDLIYERAFLCAMPRAMWPQVAARWAQLLAPGAMLAGYFFFDDNAKGPPFGISREKLQELLVPHFDCLADEAVDDSIAVFAGKERWMSWRRRAD; translated from the coding sequence ATGGCTGACTTCCACAACCGCGACCCGCTCTCGCCTGCCTTCTGGGACGAGCGTTTCGAAAAGCAATTCACTCCCTGGGACCAGGGCGGCGTGCCGTCCCGCCTGCGCAGCTTCGTGGCCGGCAGTCCGGCGGCGCTGCGCTGCCTGATACCCGGCTGCGGCTCCGCCTATGAACTGGTCTTCATGCTCGATCACGGCTGGGATGCCACGGCCATCGACTTTGCGCCGGCTGCCGTGGCCGCCGCGCGTGCCCAGCTGGGCACGCGGGCAGGGCAGGTGGTGGAAGCGGATTTCTTTGCCTGGCAGCCCGAGGCACCGCTGGACCTGATCTATGAACGGGCGTTTTTGTGCGCCATGCCGCGCGCCATGTGGCCGCAAGTGGCGGCCCGCTGGGCGCAGCTGCTGGCGCCGGGCGCCATGCTGGCCGGTTACTTTTTCTTTGACGACAACGCCAAGGGGCCGCCGTTCGGCATTTCGCGGGAGAAACTGCAGGAATTGCTGGTGCCGCATTTCGACTGCCTGGCCGATGAGGCCGTCGACGATTCCATCGCCGTCTTCGCCGGCAAGGAGCGCTGGATGAGCTGGCGCCGCCGGGCGGACTGA
- a CDS encoding FmdB family zinc ribbon protein, which translates to MPIYAYRCDECGFAKDVLQKISDPVLTVCLSCGKPSFKKQLTAAGFQLKGTGWYATDFRGGMAPTTAIPTGPADNAKPAPAAESAPAAAPAPAPAATAPKAD; encoded by the coding sequence ATGCCGATTTACGCTTACCGTTGTGACGAGTGTGGTTTTGCCAAGGATGTCTTGCAAAAGATCTCCGATCCAGTACTGACGGTGTGCCTGTCGTGCGGCAAGCCCAGTTTCAAGAAACAATTGACGGCCGCCGGTTTCCAATTGAAGGGCACTGGCTGGTACGCGACCGATTTCCGCGGAGGTATGGCGCCCACCACGGCCATTCCGACGGGCCCGGCCGATAACGCCAAGCCTGCCCCGGCCGCCGAGAGCGCGCCTGCCGCTGCGCCTGCGCCCGCTCCTGCTGCCACCGCGCCGAAAGCGGACTGA
- a CDS encoding DUF502 domain-containing protein has product MRKYFITGLLILVPLAITAWVLNLVISTMDQSLLLVPGSTQPSVWFGHKIPALSTIPGLGTVLTVLIVFFTGLLTNNLVGNYVVKLWEKLLQRIPIVNSLYSSVKQVSDTLFSPSGNAFRKAVLVPYPHQNSWTIAFLTGVPGGDAANHLVGDYVSVYVPTTPNPTSGFFLMMKRSDVVELDMSVDAALKYIVSMGVVAPAEVVAVPAPAAKE; this is encoded by the coding sequence ATGCGTAAATACTTTATTACCGGATTACTGATTTTGGTGCCCCTGGCCATTACGGCCTGGGTGCTGAATCTGGTCATCAGCACGATGGACCAGTCGCTGTTGCTGGTGCCCGGCAGTACGCAGCCCAGCGTCTGGTTCGGCCACAAGATTCCCGCGCTGAGCACCATTCCCGGCCTGGGCACGGTATTGACGGTGCTGATCGTGTTCTTCACGGGCTTGCTGACGAATAACCTGGTCGGCAATTACGTGGTGAAACTGTGGGAAAAATTGCTGCAACGCATACCCATCGTCAATTCCCTGTATTCGAGCGTCAAGCAAGTGTCCGATACCCTGTTTTCCCCGTCGGGCAATGCCTTCCGCAAGGCCGTGCTGGTGCCGTATCCGCACCAGAACTCCTGGACAATCGCTTTCCTGACGGGCGTGCCGGGCGGCGATGCGGCGAACCACCTGGTGGGCGACTATGTCAGCGTGTACGTGCCGACGACGCCGAACCCGACCTCAGGCTTTTTCCTGATGATGAAGCGCAGCGATGTCGTCGAACTCGACATGAGCGTCGATGCGGCGCTCAAATATATCGTCTCGATGGGCGTGGTGGCGCCTGCGGAAGTTGTTGCTGTACCGGCCCCGGCAGCCAAAGAATAA
- the aspS gene encoding aspartate--tRNA ligase: MRTEYCGLVTEAMLGQTVSLCGWVHRRRDHGSLIFIDLRDREGLVQIVCNPEQAEMFKVAEAVRNEFCLRVTGVVTNRIEGTINNNLKSGKIEVVCSELEVLNPSVPVPFQLDDDNLSETTRLTHRVLDLRRPQMQNNLRLRYKVTMEVRKYLDALGFIDIETPMLTKSTPEGARDYLVPSRVNAGSFFALPQSPQLFKQLLMVANFDRYYQITKCFRDEDLRADRQPEFTQIDCETSFLTEQEIRDLFEDMIRVVFKNTLNIDLPNPFPVMDFAEAMGLYGSDKPDMRVKLAFTDLTEVMKSVEFKVFNGAANMKGGRVVALRVPQGGSMPRSEIDAYTQFVAIYGAKGLAYIKVNEKAKGPEGLQSPIVKFLPADVLATILEQTGAQDGDLIFFGADKAKVVNDAIGALRVKIGHSEFGKKAGLFDDVWKPLWVVDFPMFEHDEEADRWTATHHPFTAPKDGHEDMLESDPGACIAKAYDMVLNGWELGGGSIRIHREEVQSKVFRALKIDAEEAQLKFGFLLDALQYGAPPHGGLAFGLDRIVTMMTGSESIRDVIAFPKTQRAQDLLTHAPSEVDEKQLRELHIRLRSAEPKVV; encoded by the coding sequence ATGCGTACTGAATACTGCGGCCTCGTTACCGAAGCCATGCTGGGACAAACCGTCAGCCTGTGCGGCTGGGTACATCGCCGCCGCGACCACGGCAGCCTGATTTTCATCGACTTGCGCGACCGTGAAGGCCTGGTGCAAATCGTCTGCAACCCGGAACAAGCGGAGATGTTCAAGGTCGCCGAAGCCGTGCGCAACGAATTCTGCCTGCGCGTGACGGGCGTCGTGACCAACCGTATCGAAGGCACGATCAACAACAACCTGAAGTCGGGCAAGATCGAAGTGGTCTGCTCGGAGCTGGAAGTGCTGAACCCGTCCGTGCCCGTGCCGTTCCAGCTGGACGACGACAACCTGTCGGAAACGACGCGTCTGACGCACCGCGTGCTGGACCTGCGCCGCCCGCAAATGCAAAACAACCTGCGCCTGCGCTACAAGGTGACGATGGAAGTGCGCAAGTACCTCGACGCGCTGGGCTTCATCGACATCGAAACGCCGATGCTGACCAAGTCCACGCCAGAAGGTGCGCGCGATTACCTGGTGCCGTCGCGCGTGAACGCGGGCAGCTTCTTCGCCTTGCCGCAATCGCCACAGTTGTTCAAGCAACTGTTGATGGTCGCCAACTTCGACCGTTACTACCAGATCACCAAGTGCTTCCGCGACGAAGACTTGCGCGCCGACCGCCAGCCTGAATTCACGCAGATCGATTGCGAAACCTCGTTCCTGACGGAACAGGAAATCCGCGACCTGTTCGAAGACATGATACGCGTCGTCTTCAAGAACACCCTGAACATCGACCTGCCGAACCCGTTCCCGGTGATGGATTTCGCCGAAGCGATGGGTCTGTACGGTTCCGACAAGCCGGACATGCGCGTCAAGCTGGCCTTCACGGACTTGACCGAAGTCATGAAGTCGGTCGAGTTCAAGGTCTTCAACGGCGCCGCCAACATGAAAGGCGGCCGCGTGGTGGCCCTGCGCGTACCGCAAGGCGGCAGCATGCCCCGTTCGGAAATCGATGCCTACACGCAATTCGTCGCCATCTACGGCGCCAAGGGCCTCGCTTACATCAAGGTCAACGAGAAAGCCAAGGGTCCTGAAGGTCTGCAGTCGCCGATCGTCAAGTTCCTGCCTGCCGACGTGCTGGCCACGATCCTTGAGCAGACGGGCGCGCAAGACGGCGACCTGATCTTCTTCGGCGCCGACAAGGCGAAAGTCGTCAACGACGCCATCGGCGCGCTGCGCGTGAAAATCGGTCACAGCGAGTTCGGCAAGAAAGCCGGCCTGTTCGACGACGTGTGGAAGCCATTGTGGGTGGTCGACTTCCCGATGTTCGAACACGACGAAGAAGCGGACCGCTGGACGGCGACCCACCATCCATTCACGGCGCCGAAAGACGGCCATGAAGACATGCTGGAAAGCGATCCGGGCGCCTGCATCGCCAAAGCCTACGACATGGTCTTGAACGGCTGGGAACTGGGCGGCGGTTCGATCCGTATCCACCGCGAAGAAGTGCAGTCGAAGGTGTTCCGCGCGTTGAAGATCGATGCGGAAGAAGCGCAGCTGAAGTTCGGCTTCCTGCTCGACGCCCTGCAATACGGCGCGCCACCGCATGGCGGCCTGGCATTCGGCCTGGACCGTATCGTGACCATGATGACGGGTTCCGAATCGATCCGCGACGTGATCGCCTTCCCGAAAACCCAGCGCGCGCAAGACTTGCTGACCCATGCGCCGTCGGAAGTGGACGAGAAGCAATTGCGTGAACTGCACATCCGTTTGCGCAGCGCCGAGCCTAAAGTAGTGTAA
- the nudB gene encoding dihydroneopterin triphosphate diphosphatase, with product MTHKIPVSVLVVIHTADLEVLLIERAGQPGFWQSVTGSVDAVDEPLLQTAARELCEETGIVADGCDIVLRDWNLSNVYEIYPIWRHRYAPGVTRNTEHVFSVQVPRDIAITLSPREHLQYAWLPYLAAADRCFSSSNAEAILQLPAMTGLARHR from the coding sequence ATGACTCATAAAATTCCTGTTTCCGTGCTGGTCGTCATTCATACGGCTGACCTTGAGGTCTTGCTGATCGAACGCGCGGGCCAGCCCGGCTTCTGGCAATCGGTGACGGGTTCCGTCGATGCCGTCGACGAACCGCTGCTGCAGACGGCCGCGCGCGAACTGTGCGAGGAGACCGGCATCGTTGCCGATGGATGCGATATCGTGCTGCGCGACTGGAACTTGTCGAATGTGTACGAGATCTATCCGATCTGGCGCCACCGCTATGCGCCCGGCGTGACGCGCAACACGGAACACGTGTTCAGCGTGCAAGTGCCGCGCGACATCGCCATCACCCTGAGCCCCCGCGAACACCTGCAATACGCGTGGCTGCCTTATCTGGCGGCGGCCGACCGCTGTTTCTCGTCGTCCAACGCGGAAGCGATTCTGCAATTGCCGGCCATGACGGGCCTGGCGCGCCATCGTTGA
- a CDS encoding endonuclease/exonuclease/phosphatase family protein, producing MKIRVATYNIHKGVSSVRGLPRVHALKQAIALFHADVVFLQEVQGKHDRNAARFGAEKNGHKHWPEASQHEFFAGAEHHSAYGMNAVYDHGHHGNALLSKFPIASQTNHDVSDHAYEQRGILHCVLKTPQADVHCYVVHLGLFESGRGRQTQALIDAVMESAPNGEPVIIAGDFNDWRNTLSDKLRNALGVVEVFDQRASNSALGDLVRTLARRQTKTPVPVPARTFPAALPWFRLDRIYVRGFHVEGAQVMHGTLWAKLSDHAPIVAALKLA from the coding sequence ATGAAAATCCGCGTAGCAACTTATAATATCCACAAGGGCGTCTCTTCCGTGCGGGGCTTGCCCAGAGTCCACGCATTGAAGCAGGCGATCGCCCTGTTCCATGCCGATGTCGTGTTCCTGCAAGAGGTGCAAGGCAAGCACGACCGCAATGCGGCCCGCTTTGGCGCCGAGAAAAATGGCCACAAGCATTGGCCGGAAGCGTCGCAGCATGAATTCTTTGCCGGCGCCGAGCACCATTCCGCCTACGGCATGAATGCCGTGTACGACCATGGCCACCATGGCAACGCCTTGCTCAGCAAATTTCCCATCGCCTCGCAAACCAACCATGACGTGTCCGACCATGCCTACGAGCAGCGCGGCATCCTGCATTGCGTGCTCAAGACGCCGCAGGCCGACGTGCACTGCTACGTGGTCCACCTGGGCCTGTTCGAATCGGGGCGGGGACGGCAGACGCAGGCGCTGATCGATGCCGTGATGGAATCGGCGCCCAACGGCGAACCCGTCATCATCGCGGGCGACTTCAACGACTGGCGCAACACGCTCAGCGACAAGCTGCGCAATGCGCTGGGCGTGGTGGAAGTGTTTGACCAGCGTGCATCGAACTCGGCCCTGGGTGACCTCGTGCGCACCCTGGCGCGGCGCCAGACGAAAACACCCGTCCCCGTACCGGCACGCACCTTTCCCGCCGCCTTGCCGTGGTTCCGCCTGGACCGCATCTATGTGCGCGGTTTCCACGTGGAAGGTGCACAAGTGATGCATGGCACTCTGTGGGCCAAACTGTCGGACCACGCGCCGATAGTTGCTGCTTTGAAACTCGCGTAG
- the clsB gene encoding cardiolipin synthase ClsB → MRTVNFIAHNDIKLLYCGTDYFPALIAAIDGARSEVYFETYIFADDATGTLVLDALKRAAARGVLVCMITDWFGTGNRRVKAMHAQLEAAGVHHRIFNPWFRRGITRTHRKICVADGEIALVGGININDDMFCDYDHSISLEAPRWDFAVQVKGPLVDAIHEEVQAQWARLGKMNLVRRIKLYRKMRVVSKELAKNPVVAGFVVRDNLRNRRTIQRAYLQALGQARKSVMLANPYFAPGHKLRHALAQAAQRGVDVVLLIGVGEFRMQDAVAHSFYPKLLAAGVKIVEYRKTQLHAKVAVVDDDWATVGSSNIDALSLFLNQEANVVIKDVAFAQSLRQHIEQGVADGIVIHQDDFKHIGRFRRIGYEAAFLVYRLVMRIFSVGKYA, encoded by the coding sequence ATGCGCACAGTCAATTTCATCGCCCACAACGACATCAAGCTGCTGTATTGCGGCACCGATTACTTTCCCGCGCTCATAGCGGCCATTGACGGCGCACGCTCGGAAGTCTATTTCGAAACCTATATCTTTGCCGATGACGCCACGGGCACCCTGGTGCTCGACGCCCTGAAACGGGCGGCCGCGCGCGGCGTGCTGGTGTGCATGATCACGGACTGGTTCGGCACGGGCAACCGCCGCGTCAAGGCCATGCATGCGCAGCTGGAAGCGGCCGGCGTGCACCACCGCATCTTCAATCCCTGGTTCCGGCGCGGCATCACGCGCACGCACCGCAAGATCTGCGTCGCCGATGGCGAGATCGCCCTGGTGGGCGGCATCAATATCAACGACGACATGTTTTGCGACTACGATCACAGCATCAGCCTGGAAGCGCCGCGCTGGGATTTCGCCGTGCAGGTGAAGGGTCCGCTGGTGGACGCTATCCATGAAGAGGTGCAGGCGCAGTGGGCGCGTCTGGGCAAGATGAACCTGGTGCGGCGTATCAAGCTGTACCGCAAGATGCGCGTCGTCAGCAAGGAGCTGGCGAAAAACCCCGTCGTGGCCGGCTTTGTCGTGCGCGACAACCTGCGCAACCGCCGCACCATCCAGCGCGCCTACCTGCAGGCGCTGGGCCAGGCGAGGAAAAGCGTGATGCTGGCCAACCCGTATTTCGCGCCCGGTCACAAGCTGCGCCACGCCCTGGCCCAGGCGGCCCAGCGGGGCGTCGACGTGGTACTGCTGATCGGCGTGGGCGAATTCCGCATGCAAGATGCTGTGGCGCACTCGTTTTACCCGAAACTGCTGGCTGCCGGCGTGAAAATCGTCGAATACCGCAAGACGCAGCTGCACGCCAAGGTGGCCGTCGTCGACGACGACTGGGCGACGGTGGGTTCGAGCAATATTGATGCGCTGAGCCTGTTTTTGAACCAGGAAGCGAACGTGGTCATCAAGGACGTGGCCTTCGCGCAAAGCCTGCGCCAGCACATCGAGCAGGGCGTGGCCGACGGTATCGTGATCCACCAGGATGATTTCAAGCACATCGGCCGTTTCCGGCGCATCGGTTACGAAGCCGCCTTCCTCGTGTACCGGCTGGTGATGCGCATTTTTTCAGTAGGCAAGTACGCATGA
- a CDS encoding RNA-binding S4 domain-containing protein, whose translation MNEMTTVRLDKWLWAARFFKTRSLASEAVDTGKVKVGGERVKPARSLRVGDELAIDNGAETWEVAVLGLSDKRGAAPVARLLYEETPASIARREQLAEERKLFREPGTTIKGRPTKRDRRQLSKAGGLD comes from the coding sequence ATGAACGAGATGACAACGGTCAGGCTGGACAAATGGCTGTGGGCGGCGCGCTTCTTCAAGACGCGCTCGCTGGCCAGCGAAGCCGTCGACACGGGCAAGGTCAAAGTGGGCGGCGAGCGCGTGAAGCCGGCGCGCAGCCTGCGCGTGGGCGACGAGCTGGCCATCGACAATGGCGCGGAGACGTGGGAAGTGGCCGTGCTGGGCCTGTCCGACAAGCGCGGCGCGGCACCCGTGGCGCGCCTGCTGTATGAAGAAACGCCGGCCAGCATCGCCCGCCGCGAGCAGCTGGCCGAGGAGCGCAAGCTGTTCCGCGAGCCGGGCACCACCATCAAGGGGCGGCCGACCAAGCGCGACCGCCGGCAATTGAGCAAGGCTGGCGGCCTCGACTGA
- a CDS encoding TetR/AcrR family transcriptional regulator: protein MRKGELTRAAILDVALDLSSRDGLEGLTIGLLADKMNMSKSGVFAHFGSREDLQMEVLKLYHYRFEQEVFFPSMKEPRGIQRLQSMFARWVKRVSVEIASGCIYISGAVEYDDRPGPIREALVAMVRAWQGALLRCVEQSIATGDLKADTDAQQLVYEMYGLILALHHDARFLRVPGSIERAQAGFIRLLASYQNCATSK, encoded by the coding sequence ATGCGCAAGGGCGAGCTGACCCGTGCAGCCATCCTCGACGTGGCGCTGGACCTGTCCAGCCGCGACGGCCTGGAAGGCCTGACGATTGGGCTGCTTGCGGACAAAATGAACATGAGCAAGTCGGGCGTGTTTGCCCACTTCGGCTCGCGCGAGGACTTGCAGATGGAAGTGCTGAAGCTTTATCACTATCGTTTCGAGCAAGAAGTCTTTTTCCCCAGCATGAAAGAACCACGCGGCATCCAGCGCCTGCAATCGATGTTTGCGCGCTGGGTCAAGCGGGTCAGCGTGGAAATCGCTTCCGGCTGCATCTATATCAGTGGCGCCGTCGAGTATGACGACCGTCCCGGTCCCATCCGCGAGGCCCTGGTGGCCATGGTGCGGGCCTGGCAGGGCGCGCTGCTGCGCTGTGTCGAGCAATCGATCGCCACGGGCGACCTGAAAGCGGACACGGACGCCCAGCAGCTGGTGTACGAGATGTATGGCCTGATCCTGGCCCTGCATCACGACGCGCGCTTCCTGCGCGTGCCGGGCAGCATCGAACGGGCGCAAGCGGGCTTTATCCGCCTGCTGGCGTCGTACCAGAATTGCGCCACAAGTAAATAA
- a CDS encoding acyl-CoA dehydrogenase C-terminal domain-containing protein, giving the protein MGQYVAPIRDMQFVLHEFLQVEEELKQMPSYADVDADIINQVLEEGGKFTSEVLFPLNHSGDREGCHHDPVTKSVTTPKGFKEAYKQYVEGGWAALACDPEYGGQGLPVVLNNSFYEMLNSSNQAWSMYPGLSHGAYECLKEHGTDHQKEVYLPKLVSGEWTGTMCLTEPHCGTDLGLLRSKALPEADGSWTITGNKIFISAGEHDMAENILHLVLARVPDAPEGSKGISLFLVPKFLPNADGTVGERNPITCGAIEEKMGIHGNSTCQMNLDGAKGWIIGQPNKGLNAMFVFMNAARLGVGMQSLGLTEIAYQNALIYAKDRTQMRSLSGIKNPELPADRIIVHPDVRRMLLTGKAYAEGARAFTSYVALQIDRELHHPDADVRKEAADEVALLTPVIKAFITDNAWIATSDAMQVFGGHGYISEWGMEQYVRDARINMIYEGTNTIQSLDLLGRKILGDNGAKLRKFGEKIKAFVEDNGTDEAMSEFVTPLGDLGDKVTKLTMEIGMKAFQNPDEVGAACVPYLRVVGHMIYSYLFAQMAKIALEKESSGDKFYTAKLATARFYFARLQPETATLIRQARSGSANLMALDADLF; this is encoded by the coding sequence ATGGGTCAATACGTCGCGCCAATCCGGGATATGCAATTCGTCCTGCATGAGTTCCTGCAAGTGGAAGAAGAACTGAAGCAAATGCCGTCGTACGCCGACGTCGACGCCGACATCATCAACCAGGTGCTGGAAGAGGGCGGCAAATTCACCTCCGAAGTATTGTTCCCGCTGAACCACTCCGGCGACCGCGAAGGCTGCCACCACGACCCCGTCACGAAAAGCGTGACCACGCCTAAAGGCTTTAAAGAAGCGTATAAACAGTACGTCGAAGGCGGCTGGGCGGCGCTGGCTTGCGATCCGGAATACGGCGGCCAGGGCTTGCCTGTCGTGCTGAACAATTCGTTCTATGAAATGCTGAACTCGTCGAACCAGGCCTGGTCCATGTACCCCGGCCTGTCGCACGGCGCCTACGAGTGCCTGAAGGAACACGGCACCGACCACCAGAAGGAAGTCTACCTGCCGAAGCTGGTGTCGGGCGAATGGACGGGCACCATGTGCCTGACCGAACCGCACTGCGGCACCGACCTGGGCCTGCTGCGCTCGAAGGCGCTGCCTGAGGCGGACGGTTCCTGGACCATCACCGGCAACAAGATCTTCATCTCCGCCGGCGAGCACGACATGGCGGAAAACATCCTGCACCTGGTGCTGGCCCGCGTGCCGGACGCGCCGGAAGGCTCGAAAGGCATCTCGCTGTTCCTGGTGCCGAAATTCCTGCCGAACGCGGACGGTACGGTCGGCGAGCGCAACCCGATCACCTGCGGCGCCATCGAAGAAAAAATGGGCATCCACGGCAACTCGACCTGCCAGATGAACCTGGACGGCGCGAAAGGCTGGATCATCGGCCAGCCGAACAAGGGCCTGAACGCCATGTTCGTCTTCATGAACGCGGCCCGCCTGGGCGTGGGCATGCAGTCGCTGGGCCTGACGGAAATCGCCTACCAGAACGCGCTGATCTACGCCAAGGACCGCACGCAAATGCGTTCGCTGTCCGGCATCAAGAACCCGGAACTGCCGGCCGACCGCATCATCGTGCACCCTGACGTGCGCCGCATGCTGTTGACGGGCAAAGCCTACGCCGAAGGCGCGCGCGCCTTCACTTCGTACGTGGCGCTGCAGATCGACCGCGAACTGCACCACCCGGACGCCGACGTGCGCAAGGAAGCGGCCGACGAAGTGGCGCTGCTGACGCCTGTCATCAAAGCCTTCATCACCGACAACGCCTGGATCGCCACTTCGGACGCGATGCAAGTGTTCGGCGGCCATGGCTACATCTCGGAATGGGGCATGGAGCAGTATGTGCGCGACGCGCGCATCAACATGATCTATGAAGGCACGAACACGATCCAGTCGCTGGACCTGCTGGGCCGCAAGATCCTGGGCGACAACGGCGCCAAGCTGCGCAAGTTCGGCGAAAAGATCAAGGCCTTCGTCGAAGACAACGGCACCGATGAAGCGATGAGCGAATTCGTCACCCCACTGGGCGACCTGGGCGACAAAGTCACCAAGCTGACCATGGAAATCGGCATGAAGGCCTTCCAGAATCCTGACGAAGTGGGCGCGGCCTGCGTGCCTTACCTGCGCGTCGTCGGCCACATGATCTACAGCTACCTGTTCGCGCAGATGGCCAAGATCGCCCTCGAAAAAGAGTCCAGCGGCGACAAGTTCTACACCGCCAAACTGGCTACCGCACGTTTCTACTTCGCCCGCTTGCAGCCTGAAACGGCAACCCTGATCCGTCAGGCGCGTTCCGGTTCGGCCAACCTGATGGCACTCGACGCAGACCTGTTCTAA